One Elaeis guineensis isolate ETL-2024a chromosome 10, EG11, whole genome shotgun sequence genomic window carries:
- the LOC105053133 gene encoding uncharacterized protein, translating into MRIRRRLPLPPISSPPPPPPQIPDPSPFQLQTPNKGEETKEKGVGGGEGEGLHPVGDLPIDSHGWVMDPNNRDPSTYGPHPTIGRSKQGSNPTLFPPTLSHAQVLKEVKEEEEEEEEMVDSNKRWNTQVNSNKRIGSSSSALLSVEAALLPKKRGGGEGDDDNRNIGYGRRQEKPVGKEKTPKSKGRAKASSQVENNCTTVHGGENKRDDVVMVNGNVGSNGKKRRSPAVLMEGSRCSRVNGRGWRCCQQTLVGYSLCEHHLGKGRLRSMSGVRVQAGSSKTKKSTAEGGADGLVALLSSSPQEEEKVAIDVKPCSGVDNGEEEMEEEKQVRKRRKKIGMVKARTISSLLDETNHSLQSTPSPSPPPAPIQSVNEGETIV; encoded by the exons ATGAGAATCCGGAGGAGACTTCCCCTCCCCCCcatctcctctcctcctcctcctcctcctcaaatCCCAGATCCATCTCCCTTTCAACTCCAAACACCAAATAAAGGAGAGGAAACAAAAGAGAAGGGAGTTGGAGGAGGTGAAGGTGAAGGATTGCACCCAGTTGGGGATCTACCAATAGATTCCCATGGATGGGTGATGGATCCCAATAATAGGGATCCATCCACCTATGGCCCTCATCCAACTATAGGGAGGAGCAAACAAGGGAGCAACCCAACCTTGTTTCCTCCCACCCTCAGCCATGCCCAG GTCTTGAAGGAGgtcaaggaggaggaggaggaggaggaggagatggtgGATTCCAACAAGAGATGGAACACCCAAGTTAACAGTAACAAGAG GATTGGGAGCAGCTCGAGTGCACTGCTCTCGGTGGAGGCGGCGCTCCTgccaaagaagagaggaggaggagaaggagacgATGATAACAGGAATATCGGATATGGGAGGCGACAAGAGAAGCCGGTGGGGAAAGAGAAGACACCGAAGTCAAAGGGAAGGGCCAAGGCTAGCAGTCAAGTGGAGAATAATTGCACTACTGTTCATGGTGGTGAGAACAAGAGAGATGATGTTGTGATGGTCAATGGGAATGTTGGATCTaatgggaagaagaggaggagcccGGCGGTGCTGATGGAGGGTTCGAGGTGCAGCCGAGTAAATGGGAGGGGATGGCGGTGCTGCCAGCAGACGCTCGTAGGGTATTCCCTCTGCGAGCACCATCTGGGGAAGGGGAGGCTGAGGAGCATGAGCGGTGTGCGAGTCCAAGCCGGTAGTAGTAAGACCAAGAAGAGCACCGCCGAGGGGGGAGCGGATGGATTGGTAGCGTTATTATCTTCTTCACCACAAGAAGAGGAGAAGGTGGCGATCGACGTCAAGCCGTGCTCCGGAGTCGATAATGGAGAGGAAGAaatggaggaggagaagcaggtgaggaagaggaggaagaagattggAATGGTGAAGGCTCGAACCATCAGCAGTTTGCTCGACGAGACCAACCACTCATTGCAATCCACACCATCACCGTCACCACCACCGGCTCCGATACAATCGGTCAATGAGGGTGAGACCATTGTGTGA
- the LOC140852029 gene encoding probable cyclic nucleotide-gated ion channel 20, chloroplastic, with amino-acid sequence MAIIGLGLLLFALLIGNMQNFLQALGRRKLEMQLRRRDVEQWMSHRRLPEDLRRQVRQAERFSWAATRGVNEEQLLENLPEDLQREIRRHFFKFLNKVRIFSLMDEPLFDAVCEKLRQKLYIRGSDILYQGSPVEKMVFIVRVNWRALEQMEI; translated from the exons TGGAAATATGCAGAACTTTCTCCAGGCTCTTGGAAGGAG GAAACTTGAAATGCAGCTTAGACGACGTGATGTTGAACAATGGATGAGCCATCGTCGTTTGCCTGAAGATTTGAGGAG GCAAGTAAGACAAGCAGAAAGGTTTAGTTGGGCAGCTACTCGAGGTGTAAATGAAGAACAGCTACTAGAGAATCTACCGGAGGACCTACAAAGGGAAATACGACGTCATTTCTTTAAGTTTCTCAATAAA GTTCGGATATTTTCCCTGATGGATGAGCCcctctttgatgctgtttgtgaAAAATTAAGGCAAAAGTTATACATTAGAGGAAGTGATATTCTTTATCAGGGCAGTCCTGTTGAAAAGATGGTTTTCATAGTGAGGGTAAATTGGAGAGCATTGGAACAGATGGAAATATAG